The following coding sequences are from one Sander lucioperca isolate FBNREF2018 chromosome 2, SLUC_FBN_1.2, whole genome shotgun sequence window:
- the bmp2k gene encoding BMP-2-inducible protein kinase isoform X1 — MKKFSRMPKSESGGLGGASGSSSGVSSYFGKVFAVGRYQVTVDELIAEGGFSVVFLARTHSGVRCALKRMYVNNVPDLNVYKREITIMKELSGHKNIVGYLDSTINAVSDSVWEVLILMEYCKAGQVVKQMNQRLNVGFSEAEVLHIFCDTCEAVARLHQCKTPVIHRDLKVENILLNDQGNYVLCDFGSSTHKILLPHKDGVTAVEDEIKKYTTLSYRAPEMINLYAGKAITTKADIWALGCLLYKLCFFALPFGESQVAICDGTFIVPDNSKFSFKLHCLIRYMLEPDQEMRPDIYQVSYFAFKLAGKDCPVPNLFNSPIPTSLPEPLTASEVAARKSMTKARITDAVGPTETSIAPRQRPKAANSNVLPLANTVTPVKMTVPSAPVSNGQKAPTPGSGQPSMQPQPSSQQHRVLQQLQPGDLRLQQLQQQQQQQQHHHQQQQQAVQQQHANAQQLQYIQYQQAVQQSLQLQQQQQALLQQQQQQQALLQQRQQQMMMQPMYQQQVAQAQAQAQYTAMLHQYQQAFVQQQQQQQHHHQHNQPQQQQHPAQQPPPYMSSPLEFQIPLGSYNATTPSAGAGQMGGPSPVDPSYTNPSRNPLLASDGLMPPSHSCSSTVTNPPDMSRWNPFGEDNFSKLTEEELIDREFDMLRANKPLERTASVETDRAQPAASAKPLPPEDLFGSVPFVASAGTDEIKAEQTNEEVSIPALIPATAEDLQPAVAKEHKLGKKSNCRPGEDSDSDFESDPPSPKSSEDEEPEEEEGLNSEHSEDTEPENLGQRPLLMDSEEEGEEDEDKHSSDSDYDPSRVKNRSKKALATKAASAATRRSPQKDSAMTLITPPESPSGARAAPAVGSVDVFGSVPFLGGTSPVGPSESSDIFAKAPFRQVSHEQQATGEFDVFTKAPFNRNLSKSGRSGSDVPMGQTPPISPEGIDIFGFSPFQPGPTAPPPTTSRSAEDIFQPFFEESASPQQQRLKQRSLQKLSSRQRKTKQEATAGGSNGKRHHSTPTGGRKTNKPTYRTPERVRRHKKVGRRDSQSSNEFLSTSDSKENISVDITMAEGKDKGASLPVEEALLDPFGAKPFHPLDGSRHGQYQGLADGKSELGTANGKSWTGPLHGALGTSSMDDFGAVPFTETVSHRGPQQQQPPTPSQPVDLDPFGAAPFPTKQ, encoded by the exons GGGGCTTCTCTGTGGTGTTTCTGGCTCGTACGCACAGCGGTGTCCGCTGCGCTCTCAAAAGGATGTACGTCAACAACGTCCCAGACCTGAATGTATACAAGAGAGAGATCACTATCATG AAGGAGCTGTCAGGCCATAAAAACATTGTCGGCTACCTGGATTCTACAATCAATGCAGTGTCGGACAGCGTCTGGGAGGTCCTGATCCTAATGGAATACTGTAAAG CGGGTCAGGTGGTGAAGCAGATGAACCAGCGGTTGAATGTGGGCTTCAGTGAGGCTGAGGTCCTCCACATCTTCTGTGACACGTGCGAGGCCGTAGCCCGCCTGCACCAATGCAAGACACCCGTCATCCACAGAGACCTCAAG GTGGAAAACATCCTGCTGAACGACCAGGGAAATTACGTGCTGTGTGACTTCGGCAGTTCCACTCACAAGATTTTGCTGCCACATAAAGATGGAGTGACGGCCGTAGAGGATGAAATTAAGAA GTACACAACCCTTTCATATCGAGCGCCAGAGATGATTAACTTGTATGCAGGGAAAGCCATCACCACTAAGGCTGATATATgg GCACTTGGATGCTTGTTGTACAAGCTGTGTTTCTTCGCACTTCCATTTGGGGAGAGTCAGGTTGCCATATGTGACGGAACCTTTATCGTTCCAGATAACTCCAAATTCTCCTTCAAGCTGCACTGTTTAATCA GATATATGCTCGAACCAGACCAGGAGATGAGACCAGACATTTACCAAGTGTCCTACTTTGCCTTCAAATTAGCTGGAAAAGACTGTCCAGTGCCAAATCTCTTT AACTCTCCCATCCCTACGTCGCTACCAGAGCCTCTAACAGCTAGTGAGGTCGCAGCTAGGAAAAGCATGACGAAAGCcag GATAACAGACGCTGTGGGCCCGACGGAAACATCAATAGCTCCCCGACAGAGGCCAAAAGCGGCAAACAGTAACGTCCTGCCCCTCGCCAACACTGTCACCCCTGTCAAGATGACTGTGCCTTCAGCACCCGTCAGCAACGGCCAGAAAG CTCCCACCCCTGGCTCTGGGCAGCCATCCATGCAGCCCCAGCCCAGCAGTCAGCAACACAGAgtcctgcagcagctccagcccGGTGACCTGCGTCTACAgcagcttcaacaacaacaacaacaacaacaacatcaccatcaacaacaacaacaagcagtGCAGCAACAACATGCAAATGCACAGCAACTCCAATACATCCAG TACCAACAGGCTGTGCAGCAGTCCCTCCagcttcagcagcagcagcaggccctcctccagcagcagcagcagcagcaggccctcctccagcagcggcagcagcagatGATGATGCAGCCCATGTACCAGCAGCAGGTTGCTCAGGCCCAGGCCCAGGCTCAGTACACAGCTATG CTGCACCAGTACCAACAGGCTTTTgtccagcagcagcaacagcagcagcatcatcatcaacataatcaacctcagcagcagcagcaccccGCTCAGCAGCCTCCCCCCTATATGTCCTCCCCTCTTGAGTTCCAGATTCCGCTGGGTTCCTATAATGCAACCACGCCCTCTGCTGGAGCTGGGCAGATGGGGGGGCCGTCCCCTGTGGATCCCTCATACACTAACCCCAG TAGAAACCCTCTGCTTGCTTCAGATGGGCTCATGCCACCCTCTCACAGCTGCAGCAGTACAGTCACTAACCCCCCCGACATGTCACGCTGGAACCCTTTCGGAGAGGACAACTTCTCCAAGTTGACCGAGGAGGAGCTGATCGACCGGGAGTTTGACATGCTCAGAGCAA ACAAGCCATTGGAGAGAACAGCCAGTGTGGAAACAGACCGAGCGCAGCCTGCTGCCTCCGCCAAGCCCCTGCCACCAGAGGACCTGTTCGGCTCAGTCCCATTTGTGGCCAGCGCAG GTACCGATGAGATAAAGGCTGAGCAGACCAATGAGGAAGTCAGCATTCCTGCCCTCATCCCTGCCACTGCAGAGGATCTGCAGCCGGCGGTGGCCAAGGAGCACAAACTGGGCAAAAAGAGCAACTGCAGACCAGGTGAAGATTCTGACAGCGACTTCGAGTCTGACCCACCTTCGCCAAAAAGCAGCGAGGACGAAGAGCCGGAGGAAGAAGAAGGCCTGAACAGTGAGCACAGTGAAGACACTGAGCCAGAGAATTTAGGACAGAGGCCTCTGCTGATGGACtctgaggaagagggagaggaggatgaagacaAGCACAGCTCTGACTCAGACTACGACCCCAGCAGGGTCAAGAACCGCTCAAAGAAAGCTCTGGCCACTAAAGCAGCTTCAGCCGCCACCAGGAGGAGTCCTCAGAAGGATTCGGCCATGACTCTGATCACCCCTCCTGAGTCTCCCAGCGGAGCGAGAGCTGCTCCAGCTGTGGGATCTGTCGATGTTTTTGGTTCTGTTCCCTTCCTCGGAGGAACCTCGCCTGTCGGGCCTTCAGAAAGCTCGGACATCTTTGCCAAAGCGCCTTTCAGGCAAGTCAGCCATGAGCAGCAAGCTACGGGCGAGTTCGATGTTTTTACCAAAGCGCCATTCAACCGGAACCTCTCCAAGTCGGGCAGGAGTGGCAGTGATGTTCCCATGGGCCAAACACCGCCCATTTCCCCTGAGGGCATTGACATTTTTGGCTTCTCTCCCTTTCAGCCGGGCCCCACCGCACCGCCTCCCACCACGTCTAGAAGTGCAGAAGACATCTTTCAGCCGTTTTTTGAGGAGTCGGCCAGCCCTCAGCAGCAGAGGCTGAAACAGCGCAGCCTCCAGAAGCTGTCATCACGCCAGAGAAAAACCAAGCAGGAGGCCACAGCAGGCGGCAGCAATGGCAAACGCCACCACAGTACGCCGACCGGAGGCCGCAAGACCAACAAGCCAACTTACCGCACACCTGAGCGAGTCCGCAGACACAAGAAGGTTGGCCGGAGAGACTCGCAGAGCAGCAACGAGTTCCTTAGCACCTCTGACTCTAAAGAGAACATCAGTGTTGATATAACCATGGCTGAAGGGAAAGACAAAGGTGCTTCCCTGCCGGTAGAAGAGGCCCTTTTAGACCCGTTTGGAGCCAAACCTTTCCATCCTCTCGATGGCAGCCGACACGGCCAGTATCAAGGACTCGCTGACGGCAAGAGTGAGTTGGGCACAGCCAATGGCAAGTCCTGGACCGGCCCCCTTCACGGCGCTCTAGGAACCAGCAGCATGGATGATTTCGGGGCGGTGCCCTTCACAGAAACGGTCAGCCACAGGGGACCTCAGCAGCAACAGCCACCAACGCCCTCACAGCCGGTGGACCTCGACCCGTTTGGAGCTGCACCTTTTCCCACAAAGcagtga
- the bmp2k gene encoding BMP-2-inducible protein kinase isoform X2 → MKKFSRMPKSESGGLGGASGSSSGVSSYFGKVFAVGRYQVTVDELIAEGGFSVVFLARTHSGVRCALKRMYVNNVPDLNVYKREITIMKELSGHKNIVGYLDSTINAVSDSVWEVLILMEYCKAGQVVKQMNQRLNVGFSEAEVLHIFCDTCEAVARLHQCKTPVIHRDLKVENILLNDQGNYVLCDFGSSTHKILLPHKDGVTAVEDEIKKYTTLSYRAPEMINLYAGKAITTKADIWALGCLLYKLCFFALPFGESQVAICDGTFIVPDNSKFSFKLHCLIRYMLEPDQEMRPDIYQVSYFAFKLAGKDCPVPNLFNSPIPTSLPEPLTASEVAARKSMTKARITDAVGPTETSIAPRQRPKAANSNVLPLANTVTPVKMTVPSAPVSNGQKAPTPGSGQPSMQPQPSSQQHRVLQQLQPGDLRLQQLQQQQQQQQHHHQQQQQAVQQQHANAQQLQYIQYQQAVQQSLQLQQQQQALLQQQQQQQALLQQRQQQMMMQPMYQQQVAQAQAQAQYTAMLHQYQQAFVQQQQQQQHHHQHNQPQQQQHPAQQPPPYMSSPLEFQIPLGSYNATTPSAGAGQMGGPSPVDPSYTNPRNPLLASDGLMPPSHSCSSTVTNPPDMSRWNPFGEDNFSKLTEEELIDREFDMLRANKPLERTASVETDRAQPAASAKPLPPEDLFGSVPFVASAGTDEIKAEQTNEEVSIPALIPATAEDLQPAVAKEHKLGKKSNCRPGEDSDSDFESDPPSPKSSEDEEPEEEEGLNSEHSEDTEPENLGQRPLLMDSEEEGEEDEDKHSSDSDYDPSRVKNRSKKALATKAASAATRRSPQKDSAMTLITPPESPSGARAAPAVGSVDVFGSVPFLGGTSPVGPSESSDIFAKAPFRQVSHEQQATGEFDVFTKAPFNRNLSKSGRSGSDVPMGQTPPISPEGIDIFGFSPFQPGPTAPPPTTSRSAEDIFQPFFEESASPQQQRLKQRSLQKLSSRQRKTKQEATAGGSNGKRHHSTPTGGRKTNKPTYRTPERVRRHKKVGRRDSQSSNEFLSTSDSKENISVDITMAEGKDKGASLPVEEALLDPFGAKPFHPLDGSRHGQYQGLADGKSELGTANGKSWTGPLHGALGTSSMDDFGAVPFTETVSHRGPQQQQPPTPSQPVDLDPFGAAPFPTKQ, encoded by the exons GGGGCTTCTCTGTGGTGTTTCTGGCTCGTACGCACAGCGGTGTCCGCTGCGCTCTCAAAAGGATGTACGTCAACAACGTCCCAGACCTGAATGTATACAAGAGAGAGATCACTATCATG AAGGAGCTGTCAGGCCATAAAAACATTGTCGGCTACCTGGATTCTACAATCAATGCAGTGTCGGACAGCGTCTGGGAGGTCCTGATCCTAATGGAATACTGTAAAG CGGGTCAGGTGGTGAAGCAGATGAACCAGCGGTTGAATGTGGGCTTCAGTGAGGCTGAGGTCCTCCACATCTTCTGTGACACGTGCGAGGCCGTAGCCCGCCTGCACCAATGCAAGACACCCGTCATCCACAGAGACCTCAAG GTGGAAAACATCCTGCTGAACGACCAGGGAAATTACGTGCTGTGTGACTTCGGCAGTTCCACTCACAAGATTTTGCTGCCACATAAAGATGGAGTGACGGCCGTAGAGGATGAAATTAAGAA GTACACAACCCTTTCATATCGAGCGCCAGAGATGATTAACTTGTATGCAGGGAAAGCCATCACCACTAAGGCTGATATATgg GCACTTGGATGCTTGTTGTACAAGCTGTGTTTCTTCGCACTTCCATTTGGGGAGAGTCAGGTTGCCATATGTGACGGAACCTTTATCGTTCCAGATAACTCCAAATTCTCCTTCAAGCTGCACTGTTTAATCA GATATATGCTCGAACCAGACCAGGAGATGAGACCAGACATTTACCAAGTGTCCTACTTTGCCTTCAAATTAGCTGGAAAAGACTGTCCAGTGCCAAATCTCTTT AACTCTCCCATCCCTACGTCGCTACCAGAGCCTCTAACAGCTAGTGAGGTCGCAGCTAGGAAAAGCATGACGAAAGCcag GATAACAGACGCTGTGGGCCCGACGGAAACATCAATAGCTCCCCGACAGAGGCCAAAAGCGGCAAACAGTAACGTCCTGCCCCTCGCCAACACTGTCACCCCTGTCAAGATGACTGTGCCTTCAGCACCCGTCAGCAACGGCCAGAAAG CTCCCACCCCTGGCTCTGGGCAGCCATCCATGCAGCCCCAGCCCAGCAGTCAGCAACACAGAgtcctgcagcagctccagcccGGTGACCTGCGTCTACAgcagcttcaacaacaacaacaacaacaacaacatcaccatcaacaacaacaacaagcagtGCAGCAACAACATGCAAATGCACAGCAACTCCAATACATCCAG TACCAACAGGCTGTGCAGCAGTCCCTCCagcttcagcagcagcagcaggccctcctccagcagcagcagcagcagcaggccctcctccagcagcggcagcagcagatGATGATGCAGCCCATGTACCAGCAGCAGGTTGCTCAGGCCCAGGCCCAGGCTCAGTACACAGCTATG CTGCACCAGTACCAACAGGCTTTTgtccagcagcagcaacagcagcagcatcatcatcaacataatcaacctcagcagcagcagcaccccGCTCAGCAGCCTCCCCCCTATATGTCCTCCCCTCTTGAGTTCCAGATTCCGCTGGGTTCCTATAATGCAACCACGCCCTCTGCTGGAGCTGGGCAGATGGGGGGGCCGTCCCCTGTGGATCCCTCATACACTAACCCCAG AAACCCTCTGCTTGCTTCAGATGGGCTCATGCCACCCTCTCACAGCTGCAGCAGTACAGTCACTAACCCCCCCGACATGTCACGCTGGAACCCTTTCGGAGAGGACAACTTCTCCAAGTTGACCGAGGAGGAGCTGATCGACCGGGAGTTTGACATGCTCAGAGCAA ACAAGCCATTGGAGAGAACAGCCAGTGTGGAAACAGACCGAGCGCAGCCTGCTGCCTCCGCCAAGCCCCTGCCACCAGAGGACCTGTTCGGCTCAGTCCCATTTGTGGCCAGCGCAG GTACCGATGAGATAAAGGCTGAGCAGACCAATGAGGAAGTCAGCATTCCTGCCCTCATCCCTGCCACTGCAGAGGATCTGCAGCCGGCGGTGGCCAAGGAGCACAAACTGGGCAAAAAGAGCAACTGCAGACCAGGTGAAGATTCTGACAGCGACTTCGAGTCTGACCCACCTTCGCCAAAAAGCAGCGAGGACGAAGAGCCGGAGGAAGAAGAAGGCCTGAACAGTGAGCACAGTGAAGACACTGAGCCAGAGAATTTAGGACAGAGGCCTCTGCTGATGGACtctgaggaagagggagaggaggatgaagacaAGCACAGCTCTGACTCAGACTACGACCCCAGCAGGGTCAAGAACCGCTCAAAGAAAGCTCTGGCCACTAAAGCAGCTTCAGCCGCCACCAGGAGGAGTCCTCAGAAGGATTCGGCCATGACTCTGATCACCCCTCCTGAGTCTCCCAGCGGAGCGAGAGCTGCTCCAGCTGTGGGATCTGTCGATGTTTTTGGTTCTGTTCCCTTCCTCGGAGGAACCTCGCCTGTCGGGCCTTCAGAAAGCTCGGACATCTTTGCCAAAGCGCCTTTCAGGCAAGTCAGCCATGAGCAGCAAGCTACGGGCGAGTTCGATGTTTTTACCAAAGCGCCATTCAACCGGAACCTCTCCAAGTCGGGCAGGAGTGGCAGTGATGTTCCCATGGGCCAAACACCGCCCATTTCCCCTGAGGGCATTGACATTTTTGGCTTCTCTCCCTTTCAGCCGGGCCCCACCGCACCGCCTCCCACCACGTCTAGAAGTGCAGAAGACATCTTTCAGCCGTTTTTTGAGGAGTCGGCCAGCCCTCAGCAGCAGAGGCTGAAACAGCGCAGCCTCCAGAAGCTGTCATCACGCCAGAGAAAAACCAAGCAGGAGGCCACAGCAGGCGGCAGCAATGGCAAACGCCACCACAGTACGCCGACCGGAGGCCGCAAGACCAACAAGCCAACTTACCGCACACCTGAGCGAGTCCGCAGACACAAGAAGGTTGGCCGGAGAGACTCGCAGAGCAGCAACGAGTTCCTTAGCACCTCTGACTCTAAAGAGAACATCAGTGTTGATATAACCATGGCTGAAGGGAAAGACAAAGGTGCTTCCCTGCCGGTAGAAGAGGCCCTTTTAGACCCGTTTGGAGCCAAACCTTTCCATCCTCTCGATGGCAGCCGACACGGCCAGTATCAAGGACTCGCTGACGGCAAGAGTGAGTTGGGCACAGCCAATGGCAAGTCCTGGACCGGCCCCCTTCACGGCGCTCTAGGAACCAGCAGCATGGATGATTTCGGGGCGGTGCCCTTCACAGAAACGGTCAGCCACAGGGGACCTCAGCAGCAACAGCCACCAACGCCCTCACAGCCGGTGGACCTCGACCCGTTTGGAGCTGCACCTTTTCCCACAAAGcagtga
- the bmp2k gene encoding BMP-2-inducible protein kinase isoform X3, with protein MNQRLNVGFSEAEVLHIFCDTCEAVARLHQCKTPVIHRDLKVENILLNDQGNYVLCDFGSSTHKILLPHKDGVTAVEDEIKKYTTLSYRAPEMINLYAGKAITTKADIWALGCLLYKLCFFALPFGESQVAICDGTFIVPDNSKFSFKLHCLIRYMLEPDQEMRPDIYQVSYFAFKLAGKDCPVPNLFNSPIPTSLPEPLTASEVAARKSMTKARITDAVGPTETSIAPRQRPKAANSNVLPLANTVTPVKMTVPSAPVSNGQKAPTPGSGQPSMQPQPSSQQHRVLQQLQPGDLRLQQLQQQQQQQQHHHQQQQQAVQQQHANAQQLQYIQYQQAVQQSLQLQQQQQALLQQQQQQQALLQQRQQQMMMQPMYQQQVAQAQAQAQYTAMLHQYQQAFVQQQQQQQHHHQHNQPQQQQHPAQQPPPYMSSPLEFQIPLGSYNATTPSAGAGQMGGPSPVDPSYTNPSRNPLLASDGLMPPSHSCSSTVTNPPDMSRWNPFGEDNFSKLTEEELIDREFDMLRANKPLERTASVETDRAQPAASAKPLPPEDLFGSVPFVASAGTDEIKAEQTNEEVSIPALIPATAEDLQPAVAKEHKLGKKSNCRPGEDSDSDFESDPPSPKSSEDEEPEEEEGLNSEHSEDTEPENLGQRPLLMDSEEEGEEDEDKHSSDSDYDPSRVKNRSKKALATKAASAATRRSPQKDSAMTLITPPESPSGARAAPAVGSVDVFGSVPFLGGTSPVGPSESSDIFAKAPFRQVSHEQQATGEFDVFTKAPFNRNLSKSGRSGSDVPMGQTPPISPEGIDIFGFSPFQPGPTAPPPTTSRSAEDIFQPFFEESASPQQQRLKQRSLQKLSSRQRKTKQEATAGGSNGKRHHSTPTGGRKTNKPTYRTPERVRRHKKVGRRDSQSSNEFLSTSDSKENISVDITMAEGKDKGASLPVEEALLDPFGAKPFHPLDGSRHGQYQGLADGKSELGTANGKSWTGPLHGALGTSSMDDFGAVPFTETVSHRGPQQQQPPTPSQPVDLDPFGAAPFPTKQ; from the exons ATGAACCAGCGGTTGAATGTGGGCTTCAGTGAGGCTGAGGTCCTCCACATCTTCTGTGACACGTGCGAGGCCGTAGCCCGCCTGCACCAATGCAAGACACCCGTCATCCACAGAGACCTCAAG GTGGAAAACATCCTGCTGAACGACCAGGGAAATTACGTGCTGTGTGACTTCGGCAGTTCCACTCACAAGATTTTGCTGCCACATAAAGATGGAGTGACGGCCGTAGAGGATGAAATTAAGAA GTACACAACCCTTTCATATCGAGCGCCAGAGATGATTAACTTGTATGCAGGGAAAGCCATCACCACTAAGGCTGATATATgg GCACTTGGATGCTTGTTGTACAAGCTGTGTTTCTTCGCACTTCCATTTGGGGAGAGTCAGGTTGCCATATGTGACGGAACCTTTATCGTTCCAGATAACTCCAAATTCTCCTTCAAGCTGCACTGTTTAATCA GATATATGCTCGAACCAGACCAGGAGATGAGACCAGACATTTACCAAGTGTCCTACTTTGCCTTCAAATTAGCTGGAAAAGACTGTCCAGTGCCAAATCTCTTT AACTCTCCCATCCCTACGTCGCTACCAGAGCCTCTAACAGCTAGTGAGGTCGCAGCTAGGAAAAGCATGACGAAAGCcag GATAACAGACGCTGTGGGCCCGACGGAAACATCAATAGCTCCCCGACAGAGGCCAAAAGCGGCAAACAGTAACGTCCTGCCCCTCGCCAACACTGTCACCCCTGTCAAGATGACTGTGCCTTCAGCACCCGTCAGCAACGGCCAGAAAG CTCCCACCCCTGGCTCTGGGCAGCCATCCATGCAGCCCCAGCCCAGCAGTCAGCAACACAGAgtcctgcagcagctccagcccGGTGACCTGCGTCTACAgcagcttcaacaacaacaacaacaacaacaacatcaccatcaacaacaacaacaagcagtGCAGCAACAACATGCAAATGCACAGCAACTCCAATACATCCAG TACCAACAGGCTGTGCAGCAGTCCCTCCagcttcagcagcagcagcaggccctcctccagcagcagcagcagcagcaggccctcctccagcagcggcagcagcagatGATGATGCAGCCCATGTACCAGCAGCAGGTTGCTCAGGCCCAGGCCCAGGCTCAGTACACAGCTATG CTGCACCAGTACCAACAGGCTTTTgtccagcagcagcaacagcagcagcatcatcatcaacataatcaacctcagcagcagcagcaccccGCTCAGCAGCCTCCCCCCTATATGTCCTCCCCTCTTGAGTTCCAGATTCCGCTGGGTTCCTATAATGCAACCACGCCCTCTGCTGGAGCTGGGCAGATGGGGGGGCCGTCCCCTGTGGATCCCTCATACACTAACCCCAG TAGAAACCCTCTGCTTGCTTCAGATGGGCTCATGCCACCCTCTCACAGCTGCAGCAGTACAGTCACTAACCCCCCCGACATGTCACGCTGGAACCCTTTCGGAGAGGACAACTTCTCCAAGTTGACCGAGGAGGAGCTGATCGACCGGGAGTTTGACATGCTCAGAGCAA ACAAGCCATTGGAGAGAACAGCCAGTGTGGAAACAGACCGAGCGCAGCCTGCTGCCTCCGCCAAGCCCCTGCCACCAGAGGACCTGTTCGGCTCAGTCCCATTTGTGGCCAGCGCAG GTACCGATGAGATAAAGGCTGAGCAGACCAATGAGGAAGTCAGCATTCCTGCCCTCATCCCTGCCACTGCAGAGGATCTGCAGCCGGCGGTGGCCAAGGAGCACAAACTGGGCAAAAAGAGCAACTGCAGACCAGGTGAAGATTCTGACAGCGACTTCGAGTCTGACCCACCTTCGCCAAAAAGCAGCGAGGACGAAGAGCCGGAGGAAGAAGAAGGCCTGAACAGTGAGCACAGTGAAGACACTGAGCCAGAGAATTTAGGACAGAGGCCTCTGCTGATGGACtctgaggaagagggagaggaggatgaagacaAGCACAGCTCTGACTCAGACTACGACCCCAGCAGGGTCAAGAACCGCTCAAAGAAAGCTCTGGCCACTAAAGCAGCTTCAGCCGCCACCAGGAGGAGTCCTCAGAAGGATTCGGCCATGACTCTGATCACCCCTCCTGAGTCTCCCAGCGGAGCGAGAGCTGCTCCAGCTGTGGGATCTGTCGATGTTTTTGGTTCTGTTCCCTTCCTCGGAGGAACCTCGCCTGTCGGGCCTTCAGAAAGCTCGGACATCTTTGCCAAAGCGCCTTTCAGGCAAGTCAGCCATGAGCAGCAAGCTACGGGCGAGTTCGATGTTTTTACCAAAGCGCCATTCAACCGGAACCTCTCCAAGTCGGGCAGGAGTGGCAGTGATGTTCCCATGGGCCAAACACCGCCCATTTCCCCTGAGGGCATTGACATTTTTGGCTTCTCTCCCTTTCAGCCGGGCCCCACCGCACCGCCTCCCACCACGTCTAGAAGTGCAGAAGACATCTTTCAGCCGTTTTTTGAGGAGTCGGCCAGCCCTCAGCAGCAGAGGCTGAAACAGCGCAGCCTCCAGAAGCTGTCATCACGCCAGAGAAAAACCAAGCAGGAGGCCACAGCAGGCGGCAGCAATGGCAAACGCCACCACAGTACGCCGACCGGAGGCCGCAAGACCAACAAGCCAACTTACCGCACACCTGAGCGAGTCCGCAGACACAAGAAGGTTGGCCGGAGAGACTCGCAGAGCAGCAACGAGTTCCTTAGCACCTCTGACTCTAAAGAGAACATCAGTGTTGATATAACCATGGCTGAAGGGAAAGACAAAGGTGCTTCCCTGCCGGTAGAAGAGGCCCTTTTAGACCCGTTTGGAGCCAAACCTTTCCATCCTCTCGATGGCAGCCGACACGGCCAGTATCAAGGACTCGCTGACGGCAAGAGTGAGTTGGGCACAGCCAATGGCAAGTCCTGGACCGGCCCCCTTCACGGCGCTCTAGGAACCAGCAGCATGGATGATTTCGGGGCGGTGCCCTTCACAGAAACGGTCAGCCACAGGGGACCTCAGCAGCAACAGCCACCAACGCCCTCACAGCCGGTGGACCTCGACCCGTTTGGAGCTGCACCTTTTCCCACAAAGcagtga